GGATCTGGTGCAACAAACCGGAACGGATGCCGCGCGGCGACTCGGTGTGCGGCTGTTATCACAAACCTACGCGGTGGGATTATCCACCGACAGCCGTCAACTGCGTACCACACGCGGCACGCTGCGTTATCGTGCCCTGATTCTGGCCCACGGCGCCCACCCGCTGTTGCCGCCGGCGTTGCCGCCGGAGCTGTGCTGGCGGGTCAATCACCTGGACGGCTTCAGAGGCCTGCGCCGCGCTTTGGCCGACGGCCCGCGACGGGTGGCGGTGGTCGGGGCCGGCATGATCGGCTGCGAGCTGGCCGAGGATTTGAGCGCCAGCGGCCACCGGGTCACCTTGATCGATCGCCAGTCCACGCCACTGGAGGCGCTGCTGCCGGAACCGGCCCGTCAACGCCTGCGCCGGCACCTGGAAGCACTGGGCGTCACCTTCCTGGGTACCACTGAGATCACCGCTATCAACGCCATGGGTCAAAGCAAGCACATCACCACCAACCGCCATGGCCTTATTGAAGTGGATCAGGTGGTGGTGGCCACCGGCCTGGTCACCAATGGCCGGCTGGCACGGCAGGCCGGGCTGGCATTCGAAAACGGCATCGTGGTGAATCCCCGCACCCTGGCCACCAGTGCCGATCATGTCTACGCCCTCGGTGACTGCATCAGTCTGAGCGGCACACCCTGCCGCTTTATCGAACCCATCGCCCACCAGGCCCGGGGGATCGCTCATGCCATCACCGGCAGTAGCGGAGGTGACTATCAACATCGGGACCCGGTGATCCGTCTGAAAACCCGACGTCTGCCGATCGTGCTGCGCGGTTGTGGCGACGTCGCTCTACCCTGGCGGACCCTGGTGGATGAACCGGATTACCTGCATCTGGAACAACGGCGCGGCGACCAGGTGATCGCCAGTCTCAGTGTCGGGCACCGCTAATCGCCTTTCGTTTCACATTAATTATTTTCCATTGATTCAGGAGTGACCCATGATTGAACAACGCAACGAAATCCCCCACCTGATCCTCGCCGCCAAAGTGCGTAAAGGGCTGAGCTGGAGCACCATCGCCGACGCCCTCGGCCAAAGTAAGGAATGGGCCACCGCCGCCTGCCTCGGCCAGATGGCACTGGACGCGAACCAGGCCAGAACCGTGGCGGAACTGTTCGAACTGCCCGAGGACGCCGCCGCCTGGCTGCGGACCGTTCCGCACAAAGCCGCCGATAACCTGGCCAGCGACCCTCTGGTTTACCGCCTCTATGAGGTCATTCATGTCTACGGCGGCGCCATGAAGGAACTGATCCATGAGGAATTCGGCGACGGCATCATGAGCGCCATCGATTTCGACATGGACATCCAGCGTCAGGACGATCCCAAGGGCGACCGCGTCCGCATCGTCATGACCGGTAAATTCCTGCCCTACAAACGTTACTGATCACTCCTCCCCGTGGCCGGGTCCTCCGGCCACCCCCCTATATGACATAAAATCTCATTTACAAATGAGAACTATTACTATATAAAGTGACCTCAATCAGGCCGTCATCCGGCCCTTTCGCCGGCTCTCCTCTCACAGGGAGGGGAGAGCCATTTTTTTATGGCAGCCGCCCCACGGGCCGTCACCGAGGTGACGTTAAAAAACACGCCCGGTTCGCAGGCTTGTCATGTTTTCGAGAGGTTTGCCCGTGTTGTCATCACTTCGATTCCCTATGGGGGCGCTTCCCCGCGCCGTTCTGGCCGGCACCGCCACCCTTGTCGCCCATCACGCCCTCGCCGAGGAACAAAGCCCCCATGTGCTGGAAGCCGTGACGGTGGTGTCCGCCGCCGGCTTCGAGCAGCACATCGCCGACGCCCCGGCCTCGATCTCGGTGATCGACCGGGAGCAATTGGAAACCAAGAGTTACACCGATGTCACCGATGCCTTGAAGGACATCCCCGGTGTCACCGTCACCGGCGGCGGTTCTCGGCAGGACATCAGCCTGCGCGGTATGTCGCCGAAGTACACCATGATTCTTGTGGACGGCCGCCGGCTGTCCGGCCGCGAGGCTACCGCCAACGGCAATGACAGTGGTCTGGAGCAGAACTATCTGCCGCCGTTGCGCGCCATCGAACGCATCGAGGTGATTCGCGGGCCGATGTCCTCCCTCTATGGTTCCGAGGCCATGGGCGGGGTGATCAATATCATTACCCGAAAAGTACCGGAACACTGGCTCGGTTCCTTCGGCGCGGAGGCCACCCTGCAGGACAATGCCAAGTCCGGTAATGCCCGTCAGTCCGATCTGTATCTCGCCGGCCCGTTACTGAAGGACAAACTTGGCCTGCAGGTGAACGGCCAGGTTCGTCACCGTGACGAAGATGAAATCCTGGAAGGTTTCGAGGAACAGAAAGTGCGCGGCGGTGGCGCCAAGCTGGTATTCACTCCGGATCAAAGCAACGAGATCGGACTGTCCTATCAGGAAACCCGCCAGGAGCGTAACGGCTCACCGGGTAAGTACTACGAAGAAGGTTCGGAGCCCTCCAATCGTCGTTTCGACAAAGAGGTGGCGGCGCTCACTCACAACGGCAACTTCGGTAACTGGAGCACCGACGCCTACATCCAGAATGAAAAAACCGAGAACCCGGATCGGGTCGGTGAATTGCGTAACGGCATCACTCTGGAAACCCTGACCGCCAACACCCAGGCCACTTATTTTGCCGATCGGCACATTATTACCGCCGGGGCGCAATACAAGGATGAGGACCTCACCGACTACGCCACCAACCGTCTGCCCACCAGCAGTACCACCGAGATCAGCCGCTGGCAGTACGCGGTGTTTCTCGAGGACGAATGGCGTCTGACCAATGATCTGTCGCTGACCGGCGGACTGCGCTTCAACCAGGACGAAAATTTCGGCGATCACGTGTCACCACGGCTGTACGCGGTGTACCACCTGAATCCGGCATTGACCTTGAAAGGCGGTGTCTCCACCGGTTACCGGCAGCCTTCCCTGCGCGAAGCGGCGGATGACTGGGGCAGCATCACCGGCGGCGGCGGCTACCCGGCCGGCCATCCGCGCGCCATCATCAAGGGCAACCCGGACCTGGATCCGGAAACCAGCATCAACTATGAGATGGGTCTGGCGCTGGATCTGCCGTCCGGTTTCGCCACCAGCGTGATGCTGTTCCAGACCGACTTCAAGGACAAGATCACCGAATACCGCGAGTGCGATAACGGCGGCGACCGTAACGATCCCAGCACCTGGAGTTGCGATTACGAAGGCCAGACCTATATGTTCGTCAGCGACCGCATCAACGTGGACGAAGCACAAATGCAGGGCGTGGAAGCAACGCTGGCCTGGCACCTGACGGCCACCGTGCTGCTGAACGCCAGCTACACCTTCACCGATTCCGAGCAGAAAACCGGCGAATTCAAAGGTGAGCCGCTGAATAAAATTCCGCGCCATATGATCAACGCCGGTGTCGACTGGCAAACCACCGATCGCCTGCAAAGCTGGGTACGGGTCAATCACCGCAGCCGCACTTCGGACTATCAGTCCCGCACCAGCATGGCTGACGGCACTCCCGGGTATTCCATGGTCGATCTGGGCCTGAACTACCGGGCCAGCGAACACCTCACACTGAAAGCCGGCGTTTACAACGTGGGGGATCGCCGCGTCACCGACGCCGATTATGAAATGGTATTGGACGGCCGCCGCTACACCGCCGGCCTGGTGGTGGATTTCTGATGGTTGCCGACCAGCAACGACGGCGTTTTCTGCAAGCGGCTCTGGCCGGAGCCTGCGTCGCTACCCTGCCCGGCGCCGTGCTGGCGCGCCCGGATATGACGCGCACCATGGGCACCACGCTGGCGGATACCGGCCTTGCCGGCTATCGCTTCGAAAGCCGCACCTTCGCCGGAGCCGAAGGCCGGCGTCGGCACCGGGTGTGGCTGGCGATCCCCGAAGGCACGCCGCCGCCAGCCGGCTTCCCGGCGCTGTATCTGCTTGATGGTAATGCGGTGCTGAGCCGGCTGCGACCCGAGTGGCTGACAACGCTTGGCACAGACACGCCACCGGTACTGGTGATGATCGGTTACGACACCGCTCTGCTGTTCGATGGCGATGCCCGTCACTACGACTACACGCCGGCGTCCGCAGGGAAAACGCCCGCACCGGACCCGCGCCACCCGCAACGGCAGGGCGGTGGTGGCGCCGCTTTCCTACAGCGGATCGAATCCGGGATCACCCCCTGGGTAATGGACACCGCGCCGGTAAACCCCGACCGCAAAGCGTTGTGGGGCCACTCCTTTGGCGGCCTGTTCACACTGTTCGCGCTGTGCACCCGGCCTGATGCCTTCCGCACTTATCTGCCGGTGAGTCCTTCATTGGGATGGGCGGATAACGTGTTGCGACATTATCTGAAGGGGCTGGCCTCGCGACCGCCACAACACACCCGGCAAGTATGGTTGTGCCGTGGCAGCGAGGAGGTGCGCGCGACGCCGGACATGACTCCGGAACAGGTGACGCGGCGGAAGACCCGAGCCACCAGGCACTTCATCCGCTTCGCCGCCGACCTGAACCGGATTCCACGAACACAGGTGCGCCATCGTGTCTATCCGGGCCAGGGTCACGGCCCCATGTTCAGCACCGCCCTGCCGGAGGCGCTGCGTCTGGCCGCCGGGCTGGCGCCGGATCAGGATTGGTCCTCAACCGGATGAGAATCAGAGTGATCGCCCGGCTGCGAGTCCGGGCGAATGCAGCAGCCCTGCACATAGGCGCTGCTGCCGTCGGTATAAAATTCTTCCTTCCAGATCGGTGCCTGATGCTTCACTTCATCCACCAGGTAACGGCAGGCCTCGAACGCCTCCGCCCGGTGCGCGGCCCGCGCCACGCACACGATCGCCACGTCACCGATGCGCAGCGCGCCCAGACGGTGCGCCACCCGGCAATAGCTCAGGCCGAAGCGCTCACGGGTCTGTCGTTCAATTTCGGCGATGCGCTTCTCCGCCAACGGCGCGTAGGCGGTATAGCGCAGGCTCTCCACCGGCAAGCCCTGGTGGTGGTCACGCACGGTGCCGGCGAACAGGGCCAGACCGCCGCATTCGGGATAGTGATCCAGCGCCAGCAGTTCATCGATGGCAATCGGCTGTTCGGTCAAATGCGTCCTGTTACTCGAATCCGTCATAGTCAACCTCCCGCCACCGGCGGCAACAGCACCAGATGGCCGGTTTCCGGCAGTGGATCCGAACGCAACAGAATGTCGGTATCGCGCACCGCGGCACACTGGTCCAGGCGCGGTTGCAGGGCCGGACACTGATCCGCCAGCAACACCAGCGCCTCGGCCACCGTGGCCGGCGCCGTTGCGGTGGCGAGGGTGATGCGCTCGCCACCCGCCAGCGCAATCAGTTCACCGTAAAGTTCAAAGGACAGATTCATCAGCCTCCCATCCCGTGCATGGTGATTGGTCGGTCCACCGGGCCAGGCGTGGCCGCGTAACCGGCGTCCTTGTGCCAGACTCTTTGTTCGATGCGACACCGCAGCTGGGCTTCGCTTTCCCCGGTGCGCAGCGGCGTCAGCAGGTCGTGCCCCTGGCGGGCGAACAGACAGGTGTAAAGATGCCCGTTGGCGGTCAGCCGCAGCCGGTCGCAGTCGGCGCAAAAGGGCCGTGTCACGGTGGAGATCACGCCCAGCGTATAGCTCTCGTCGAGCCGGTATTCGGTGGCCGGCGCGGCGCCGCGTGGCCGCGCCTCGATGCGATAGCGCGCCGCCAGAGTGTCGAGAATGCGTGCCTCGGACACCACCTGCTCCTCACGCCAACGGCCCGGTTCGTCCAGCGGCATGTATTCGATGAAGCGCAACGGCAGATCACGGGCCTTCGCCCAGTGGGTCAGCGGCAGGATCTGGTCGTCGTTGTACCCCTGTATCAACACCGCGTTCAGCTTGACCGGAAGGCCGCTGTCGCGGGCTTTTTCGATCCCCGCCAGCACCGGCGCCAGCGGGCGGCGAGTGAGCGCCTGAAAGCGGCCCTCGTCCACCGCGTCCAGGCTAATGTTCAGATCGTCCAGGCCGGCCTCGATCAGGTCGTCGAGCAATGCCGGCAAGCGGGTGCCATTGGTGGTCATCGACAGCCGCTTCAGCCCGTGCTCACGCAACCGGGACAGCGCCGCCACGCACGCCACCACGTCCTTGCGCAGCAGCGGCTCGCCGCCAGTCAGACGCAACTCTTCAATACCGTTGTCCACGAACAGGGTCGCCAGCCGCAACAGCTCCTCCCGGTCCATCAGCTCTCGCCCGGGCAGCCATTGCGGGTGTTCCGGCATGCAATACCGGCAACGGAAGTTGCAGCGGTCGGTCAGCGACAAGCGCAGCTTGCGTTTGACCCGGCCAAAACGGTCACTGAGGGCTTGTTCCTTTACTGGTAAAAATGCGGCCCCCATAACAGTGTCCTTCTTTTCCTGACATCATCGCGAATATGCCGACTTACTATTTTCAGAAACAGAACCTTTCACTCCGCCTGAAATCACGCACTGTTTCCAGACGCTATCACAGGCCCGCCATCCGCCTCCATTAGCGAATCCTGATGGACCTGATCAGCCTCCCTGATAAGCGCATGACGGGACGCACCTCCAGAAGTCAGAGATCAGGATGCACGGCATCGCCCCCATCAAACAATCAGACTATTTGGTAAATTTCCGGACCCAGGGGCAGTTCTTCATAACCACCGGCAAGGCATCGTTCTGAAAATCACCCGAGACTATAAAAATCGAATAACAGAACAAAGGTCCTCGGATGAGCACGCATCAAGCCGGTGCGAGAGTCGAAGGTGGCCACCTGGGTCAGCGACAACTCCGCCTTGAAGACACCGCTCTGTTGCGAGGGCTGGGCCGCTACGCCGACGATCTGGCGACGCCTCCCGGCACCTTGCATGCAGCCATTGTCCGTTCCCCCCATGCCCATGCCCGGTTGCTGGCCGTGGATGCTTCCAGGGCGTTGGCGCAGAAAGGCGTACGCGCGGTCCTGACCGGAGAGGACGTGAAACGTTGGGCCAATCCCTTCCCGGTCGGGGTACGGGCGCCGATGGAGCACTGGTGCCTGGCGGTGGATAAAGTGCGCTATGTGGGAGAACCGGTGTGCGTGGTGATCGCCGAGGACCGTTATCTGGCCGAGGACGCGCTGGACGCGGTACGGGTTGAGTACGAGCCGCTCAAACCGGTGATCGATCCGGAAAAGGCAGCCGCCAAGGAGGCCCCGGTGCTGCATGAGGCGGTGGGCAGCAACGTGGTCAACGAACGCCACTTCAATTACGGCGCCCCGGACAAGGCCTTCAACGAGGCGGCCCACCGGGTATCCATCAAGGTGCGTTACCCCCGCAACTCCTGCACCCCGATCGAGTGCTACGTGGTACTGGGCCAGTACCTGCCCGCCTCGGGCAGCTACGATATTCTTTCCAACTTCCAGGGCCCTTATGCCTTGCACTCGGTGATGGCACGGGCCCTGGACGTCTCCAGTAACCGTCTGCGTTTGCGTACGCCACCGGACTCCGGCGGCAGCTTCGGTATCAAACAAGGCGTGCTCACCTATGTGGTGCTGATGGGCCTGGCAGCGCGTAAGGCCGGCGCTCCGGTGAAATGGGTGGAGGATCGCCTGGAGCATTTGCAAGCCTCATCCAGCGCCACCAATCGAGTGGCGGATATGGAAGCGGCGGTGGATGCCGATGGGCGCG
This sequence is a window from Alloalcanivorax dieselolei B5. Protein-coding genes within it:
- the cynS gene encoding cyanase, with the protein product MIEQRNEIPHLILAAKVRKGLSWSTIADALGQSKEWATAACLGQMALDANQARTVAELFELPEDAAAWLRTVPHKAADNLASDPLVYRLYEVIHVYGGAMKELIHEEFGDGIMSAIDFDMDIQRQDDPKGDRVRIVMTGKFLPYKRY
- the moaA gene encoding GTP 3',8-cyclase MoaA, producing the protein MGAAFLPVKEQALSDRFGRVKRKLRLSLTDRCNFRCRYCMPEHPQWLPGRELMDREELLRLATLFVDNGIEELRLTGGEPLLRKDVVACVAALSRLREHGLKRLSMTTNGTRLPALLDDLIEAGLDDLNISLDAVDEGRFQALTRRPLAPVLAGIEKARDSGLPVKLNAVLIQGYNDDQILPLTHWAKARDLPLRFIEYMPLDEPGRWREEQVVSEARILDTLAARYRIEARPRGAAPATEYRLDESYTLGVISTVTRPFCADCDRLRLTANGHLYTCLFARQGHDLLTPLRTGESEAQLRCRIEQRVWHKDAGYAATPGPVDRPITMHGMGG
- a CDS encoding molybdenum cofactor biosynthesis protein MoaE; this translates as MTDSSNRTHLTEQPIAIDELLALDHYPECGGLALFAGTVRDHHQGLPVESLRYTAYAPLAEKRIAEIERQTRERFGLSYCRVAHRLGALRIGDVAIVCVARAAHRAEAFEACRYLVDEVKHQAPIWKEEFYTDGSSAYVQGCCIRPDSQPGDHSDSHPVEDQS
- a CDS encoding FAD-dependent oxidoreductase, coding for MTTRPWKQYICLACGLIYDEEKGDPDGGLPPGTRFEDIPEDWECPLCGVGKADFEPYEPPPHSVVETPATAHHQNDEEPVVIVGAGIAGWSVAQALRGLDPALPIALVTACDGHRYHKPELSVALSRDAGPEDLVQQTGTDAARRLGVRLLSQTYAVGLSTDSRQLRTTRGTLRYRALILAHGAHPLLPPALPPELCWRVNHLDGFRGLRRALADGPRRVAVVGAGMIGCELAEDLSASGHRVTLIDRQSTPLEALLPEPARQRLRRHLEALGVTFLGTTEITAINAMGQSKHITTNRHGLIEVDQVVVATGLVTNGRLARQAGLAFENGIVVNPRTLATSADHVYALGDCISLSGTPCRFIEPIAHQARGIAHAITGSSGGDYQHRDPVIRLKTRRLPIVLRGCGDVALPWRTLVDEPDYLHLEQRRGDQVIASLSVGHR
- a CDS encoding alpha/beta hydrolase, whose amino-acid sequence is MVADQQRRRFLQAALAGACVATLPGAVLARPDMTRTMGTTLADTGLAGYRFESRTFAGAEGRRRHRVWLAIPEGTPPPAGFPALYLLDGNAVLSRLRPEWLTTLGTDTPPVLVMIGYDTALLFDGDARHYDYTPASAGKTPAPDPRHPQRQGGGGAAFLQRIESGITPWVMDTAPVNPDRKALWGHSFGGLFTLFALCTRPDAFRTYLPVSPSLGWADNVLRHYLKGLASRPPQHTRQVWLCRGSEEVRATPDMTPEQVTRRKTRATRHFIRFAADLNRIPRTQVRHRVYPGQGHGPMFSTALPEALRLAAGLAPDQDWSSTG
- a CDS encoding TonB-dependent receptor domain-containing protein gives rise to the protein MGALPRAVLAGTATLVAHHALAEEQSPHVLEAVTVVSAAGFEQHIADAPASISVIDREQLETKSYTDVTDALKDIPGVTVTGGGSRQDISLRGMSPKYTMILVDGRRLSGREATANGNDSGLEQNYLPPLRAIERIEVIRGPMSSLYGSEAMGGVINIITRKVPEHWLGSFGAEATLQDNAKSGNARQSDLYLAGPLLKDKLGLQVNGQVRHRDEDEILEGFEEQKVRGGGAKLVFTPDQSNEIGLSYQETRQERNGSPGKYYEEGSEPSNRRFDKEVAALTHNGNFGNWSTDAYIQNEKTENPDRVGELRNGITLETLTANTQATYFADRHIITAGAQYKDEDLTDYATNRLPTSSTTEISRWQYAVFLEDEWRLTNDLSLTGGLRFNQDENFGDHVSPRLYAVYHLNPALTLKGGVSTGYRQPSLREAADDWGSITGGGGYPAGHPRAIIKGNPDLDPETSINYEMGLALDLPSGFATSVMLFQTDFKDKITEYRECDNGGDRNDPSTWSCDYEGQTYMFVSDRINVDEAQMQGVEATLAWHLTATVLLNASYTFTDSEQKTGEFKGEPLNKIPRHMINAGVDWQTTDRLQSWVRVNHRSRTSDYQSRTSMADGTPGYSMVDLGLNYRASEHLTLKAGVYNVGDRRVTDADYEMVLDGRRYTAGLVVDF
- a CDS encoding MoaD/ThiS family protein; translated protein: MNLSFELYGELIALAGGERITLATATAPATVAEALVLLADQCPALQPRLDQCAAVRDTDILLRSDPLPETGHLVLLPPVAGG